The nucleotide window TCTCCAGCAGCTTGCGGACCTCAGTCTCCTTCCCTCTCAGGTCGTCCCTCAGGTCATTGTACTCCTTCTCTGTCTTGTCAATCAGCTTGTCCAGGTCTGACGCCTCCTTCTTGATCTTGCTCGCTTCGCCCTGTAATCAGAAGTCAAGGTAAGTTATCTTTCAAGACTTGGAAATGACTTCATTAATGTCCCGATTGCCATTTACATTTGTCTTGTGATACACAAACCCTCCAATGAATCTGTAGAGTATCCTGTCAATCATTCGAGACAGGGAACATATTCCAAAGGGTGGTTTCATCAATGAAGAGACGCCTGATGATGCTGCCTACCTCCCAATTGACAtcctattccctttctagtgcgctaattttgaccagtagtgcactattaagggaatagggtgccatttgggatgcagacaccgTCTCCCCCTAAAAGAGGAGTAGTCACTTCATGCAACTGACCTCCAGTGATTTGGTGTTGAAGGGTGGCAGGCTGGTCAGGTTAGCGTAGATCTTCAGGGCTTTGTCGCCTGCCTCCTCTGCCTCAGCATGCACTTTATTGGCCTGTTTCTCCAGGTTATTAGCCAGGTCCTTTGCTTCGTTGTACCTAAGAGGGTGAACATGACAGTTTCAATTATTGACATGTTCTGGACAGAATAAATGTTCCTGAAATGGGATTTATTTCGATTGAGAAAATAAAGGAAAATCATCACAGAAAAGTGCTGTTGCTGACAGTGACATACTTCCTGTTGAGCTCGTCAATGTCTTTGTTGGTCTTTCCCTCGCCATCTAGAGTCTTCATCAGCAGGTTGAGAGCCTTGGTGGATGTGTCGTTGGCATCCTTGGCGATCTTCTCGATTTGATCCGCATCCATTTTATGTCTACAGATGTAACAGGATGAGGCTTATTATTTCATCGACTACGTGACGGGGTTTCTTACAGCAAGAAAACATTAATAAAAAGTGGTGATTGGGTTCACGCAcccaaaaatatacattttagttCTGGCCTTCCAATTGTATTGATTTAATTAAAgccattcttttttttttttttgcgtgtTCCCCTCTTTTCAGTCAAGAATAGCACATCCCAGACATCCCAGTCAATACATTTCAGAGAACAACAATTGTTTCATCATTGTAGCAGTTCTTACTTGTCGGCCAGATTGCGAGCCTCCTCTGCCAGAAGCGTCATGTTGTTAGGATCTGCAGTGTTTGAGGGTGTTTTGATGTCCTGggcgagaaaaaaaaaaaaatacgaAATCAATGAACCCATTATTTCTTTTTCATGCAGGAGGACTTGCTCATTGTGCTACGGGACCAAATATGAACCGGGGGTCTGTACAACAAAAATAGACAAATAACATGGTGCTTAAAGCATTGAGATCCTACCCTTCATAATATAATTATTTGTTATATACAATATTTGACCAAATATGATCCGTTTTTAGAATGAAAGCGTTCATTTTTTGTCATGTTGCTGTTGAATGCTAATGTCCATTCTATGgattctatatgtaattataCAGCGCCAAGTATCTTACTGAACACCTGGAGCAATATAGAATCCCTAGAATGGACATTATTATCCTAGCAACATGACACAAAAAAGATACCTTTCATTATAGAAACTGATCATACATGGTAGAACATTGGATGTATATTGTATAAAACAAATACACTTCTCAAAATTATCATTAGGGGATGACCGACCAGTTTGCTGATGGCGTCCTTGGCCTTATCCAGTTCCTCGCGGGCACGGTCGACCAGGTTCTCAGCGTCTCGGACCCGGTTGCGGGCCTTGTCGGTCTGGGTTCCCGTGTCATCCACACCGTTCCTGATGTTCTGCAGACGGTTCCACTGAGTGGTCAGCGTGTTGTTCAGGTTTCCCAGGCGCTCCAGCAGGCCTTTGTCTACATCTGAAAATATAGATTAAGAAGTAAATAATAGTGCATTTCACATAGTCCTCTCTGATCCAGCACCTGGGACAAGGTTTAATGGATGTGTGCATACCACCCCACTACATAACTGAAAACAGCATTCACAACTAACATTCCTGAATCATTTGATTTAACTCTACTGGGATAGAACAGCATTCTTTCAAGTTAATTATGCCGAATAGTTCTTTCAAAATTTGACATGAGAGCCTTTATCTAATTCTAGTTGTTTCATGCGAGACCTACtttaaaatatatacatatattttttttaaatggacataTTTAGAGTCCTGTACCTTTGCTGGTCTGAGCCTCCTCCAGCAGATCCATGATGGCTTTCTCTGCCTGTTTCAGACGGTCCTCAAAGGCCTTGTCACTGACAGCCTCCGACGTAGAGCCCAGGTTGTCAATCAAATTCTGCAGGTCATGCAGCTTCTGTCTCTGCTGGTTCACCTATGTAAGTGTAAAACCATAAGGGTTAGTGTGGTTGCCTATGCAGCTATACAGACATGTCAAGCgcacaaattaaatatatttttaaaatatttggaCAAAGACGgtgaagagagacaggaaaggaaggaggagagactgTGTGCTAGAACTCAACTTTATTAACAAAAATAATTAACTGACGAAAACAACACCAAGAGTCTGTACCTTGTCTCTGATGAGAGAGTAACAAGCTGGACACTGCTGGCAGCCAAGAGTAGAGCGGTTGTAGAAGTAGTTCTCCTCACACATGTCACACCTGGCTCCCACAAAGCCTGGGCTGCACTCGCAGCGGCCATCGTCCTTACACTGGGTCGTGGAGGAACCCTCTGGGTCGCAGTCGCACGCTgaagtagaggaagaagagaaacAGATCAATTAAAAAGGCTCGTAAAACATGTGTGATTCCCGAGTGGAGGTTTGAAAAGCTACAATGACAAATACAGAGGGGAATCTTCAAGTTAGAATAATGTTCTCTTCCCATCAGACACAAACTCCACACGTGATATAGTAATGCACATCTGCACGCCATAATATGAAATGTTGCAAGAGTTTAATCACAATGGTGGAGGATAGAGAAAGGAGGAAAAGTATGGAAGCCATACGTTTGCAGCCAGACAATCCGAATCCAAAGAAGTTGACCTCGCAGCGTTCACAGTGCAGACCGGTGACGCCGGGCTGGCATTCACACTGACCGGAACTGATGTCACACTGACCATTGGTGGACCCAATAGGATTGCAGGTGCATCTGTCACGACAACAAAATAAAATCAAGgcatactacaactatactacaGCTATTGAAACATAGCCATGAACACAATTAAGCAACTAAAGCTTCATATAACAGACCACAATTTCTAGTAAGATAATTATTCATTGTAATAATTATGAATGTTTATTGGTCTTTATTTTTGTAGTGAATGTGACAAATCACAAACCAAAAAAAGATGATACATTTCTTTGGCTTTTCTACAAGGGAGTACCTTATTAATTACTCAGAAATGCTTCCACTAAAAGCTGGATATTAAGGTGTAAAGAAGTGAAGGTCTACAGAGTGGGTACTGACCGTACGCAACCTGTTCCGCTCTGCAGGTTGAAGAAGCCAGGCTCACAGGCGCTGCAGTCCCTGTTGGTGACGTGGGCGAGACACGGGCACTGGCCTGTGACCTGTAGACAGGTGGTTTGTCTGTCCACTGTGCCGTACGGAGAGCAGGTGCAGGCtggggacaggagagaagagaaacccATGACTACCACTGCAAGCATCAGTCATCTCTGTAtagtatggtccttctgtagctcagttggtagagcatggcgcttgtaacgccagggtagtgggttcgatccccgggaccacccatacgtagaatgtatgcacacatgactgtaagtcgctttggataaaagcgtctgctaaatggcatatattattattattatattattattatatgtggaactcaacagtACACAGGATAGAATGGAATAGAGAGAGACCCATTATCACCAATGAACACATCAGTCAAGTATGTGGAactcacctgtacacacacacacacacacaggtcatttTCTCATCTTACGTTTGCACTTGTCGTTGGGGTTGGTGGCCAGAGGGCTTCCATAGAAGCCCTCTTTGCAGCGGTCGCAGAAGAAGCCGTCTGTGTTGTAGATACACTTGAGGCACTCCCCGGTCTCTCGGTCACAGTTGCCCACAGCGTTGGGGTCGATGTTGTCGCTACACTTACATGCCCGACACACCCTCACCGGCCCGTTCTCACCCAGGGGGTCTCCGAAGAAACCGTCGTCACACAGCTCACAGCGCTTGCCTGGGGAAAGATGCAATTCATAGTTTGGATTACGTGATAATTAATATATTTGAATATCTAATAAAAGCTTCCATACATACAACTCCTGCATTGAGAAATAGGTACATACAATAAGCACAATTTGGAACATTCATCATGAAGTTTTATCCATTTACAAAGTTGAAGTTTGGTTTCTTTTACGGAATCAAAGTCTGTTAATAGAACGAACATGGTTCAGGCCACCTTTATGTCTGTATGGGAATATGGGGGATGTTATTTACATGCATGTTGCAGCATCCACACTTTAAACCCTTGGTTGCTGTATATTGTTGTGCCCCAAGGTTCATTACTTGTTCTGGTTTCAAAACCTACCACTATTCCTTATATCTAGAAGTAGTTTTGGGCCTCTTTAGCCGCCAGAAGAGAGCAGAAATGTTATTTATCTATAAAGCGTTAATGCAAAAAACATCCAATGTATTTGACTCCAAACCTCCAAACCAAACCTCCAAACTCTTATCGAATGACTCATTCTAAAACTTGGTTGATGAATTGCATTACACTTCAGATCCCCCCCAGTTTCTACACAGATTGGAAaatgcacccacccacccacccaaccaaccaaccaaccacccacccacccaaccacccaaccacccacccaccacccaccccacccacccaaccaaccTATGCTGCACCTTACATGTGAAACAATTTACACAAATTATTAGAATGGATGTTCTCATGCCTCTTACACAATTCAAAAAATCTTTTAAATGttaattgtgatttttttttcttaaTGAGTATGTCTTGTGTCTGTGTATTTATGCATATGTTGTTTTAAAAAAACAGGCTCTACTGCAAATGAGACTTTGGTCTCAATTGATCCACAGTATAAATatgttttcattttatttttataaacAGTCTTGAATTGTGATAAATAGTAAATAATTCAACCAGTGTTTGACACTTTCAAAACTACCTACAGACTATGACTAACAGTTGATTTGGTTCTAATCTATAAATCTGCAAAGTTTCCACCACAGATTATTTACATGGGTTTTTAGTTTTTTAATCACAATCTCTTTAAATATTACCTGTGGTTCCTGTGGGACAGTTGGTGCAGACAACCTCCTTGGTCTTGGGAACGACAGCACAAGTGGATCCTCCGGGGCAGGGGCAGGGCTTGCAGTCGCTGGAACTCCCCACAGTGGAGTCTCCATAGGAACCGTCTCCACACCTCTCACAATTGGGACCAGCTGTGTTGTGTTGGCAGTCACACAACCCTTCAAACAGACATCAAACACACACGTCATGTCTCTGAttaagaggggttgggttaagcGCGGAAGACACACTTCGGGTGAATGCATTCCTTTACGCAACTGACTAGCTATCCCCTTTCCTTCCCCTAGCCACCACCAGGGGGGAGTCTAAGACCGATGAGCGTTTAAAGGGCACACTTATTTTATTCCCAGACACCTTTTTATAGTAGATGAGGAGAGAGTAGGCTgcctattttatttaacctttatttaactaggcaagtcagttaagataaattcttatttacaacgacatcCTATCAGTCATGTTTTAAACCAACCACAAATCTCTTTATAGCAGAGTGTTATTACTGGCTGATGTTGGTGTGATCTGTTACTCCATGTTCTGTTCCACTCTAAGATAACAAGGACTTTTAAATGTTGAACCATCCACTGTTCCAGACACATTTAGACATAGCAGATAGAACCGAAGGTGTACTGCATGGTCCCTGGCTGAGACATATACCCAACCAGTCATGTGATGATTGAAGACTCGTCTCCAGTCTCTACTCCTTGTTGTTTCCCTAAGGGCCCtgctctacagtagtgcactatatagggaattgggagGCATTAGGGTGTCAGCCACTCATTGTCATCTCCCTGACCTGTGTCGGGGTTGCACGTGTCACTGTGTCCGTTACAGTTGCAGGCGTCACAGGAACTGAAGGCCCCCAGGTCTGGTCTGTTCCTCCTGTATCCCAGGGTGCAGTTCTCACAATGCTGTCCCGTGTAGCCCTGAGGGCAGGTACACTTCTCTACCCAGCGGGCCGGGGTCCCGGGACCTCTCCTCGCCGTGATCAGCATTACATCGTCAAGGTAGCCAGCACCTGGGGAACGATGAGCATTGATTAGATGTCTGCATCATGTCTTGAGAAAGGCCACTAGGCCGAAATGTTGACATGGAATCAAAGACACAGACCACCAACATTCTTGTCTCCCAGCTTTCTATTTTCATTGCATTGATTAGGCTCAATTGGTAATGTCTAAAGTATTGAGCTAAGTGACTATTACTATGTTTTTGCCCTTAGAGTTATCTTGATATTTGTTCGGAGAGGATCTGAAGACCTCAATAACAGGGGAAATCATCACCATGTAGTGTCTTTAGGAGAAATGAGAAAGATTCAGCCTTAACCTGAGCACTAATATTATGACTAGGTTGGAGTTTCAACATCCTCTCTGTGATTAGCTGAGAGATGTCCTCAGAACTGTTAAAAGCATATGGAATCCAAGCGTATCAGTTCGCTTGACCTAACTAACTCCCAAGCTTGTCATGGTCCAAtcctacagatactactgtaggctTGGGCCCATATTCATGAAGCGTCTctaagtaggagtgctgatctaggatccgtTTTCTGCCCTTTATGTACAGGGGAAACATGATCAtagatcagtactcctactctgagatcctttatgaatacaggccctgaacCAGGATGTATGGTTTACATTGTGAAATGAGGTGAGGCGGGGCGGATGAGTGGATGCATACTTCTCTCGCTGTAGGTGCCACGGATCTTGATGGATGTCAGATTGTGCAGGAGCTTCTGGAACTCAGACTGAGGGAGGGTGGGCCTCCAGGGGTAGTCTGTGCTGTCGTGGAGCCTAACAGAAAAAAAAGAGGGGCATTCACAACATCAGATAACAGACACATTTATGCATTTGCTTTCTATGTGACAATTTCAAAATTATGTTATTACCACAGATTAGACGGTAAAAAGTCAACTTTCATTTTAACAAATGATTTACTTTTGTTGTGCTGGTATTCTACGGTATACACATCTGTAGGTTATGGCTGCATGATTTCCACCAACCTGAACACAAATGTCTGCATGTTCTCCCCAGGATAGGCATTTCCCTGAGCAATGAGAGGCACAGCCACTCTGAGGCCAGCCCCCTCCAGAACCACATCTTCAGCTGAAAGGCGTGTGTCTCTCCTGTCCACCCGGAAGTTCAGGGTGAGGTTCTGGCCGTAGCTCAGCAGCTGATTGCCCAGGAACCTCTCTACAGTAACGAGATAAGAAAATATTTGTTAGGCTCTCACTCCAATGAAGTCTTCTTCACCACAATAGTTTAAAAATAAAAGTCCCTCTTTCCCAAGAAAAGTCTTTGAGTTAAGTGTCAGTCACACAGTACCTGGAGCCACAAAGTACATGGGGAAGTAGTCCTCAGAGATGAGGGAAATCTCCTCTCCACCAGCAGACCACTGGACTGAAACACTGGAGCCGTCACGCTGCTGGGCTGTCCACTGCTCATCATCTAGGAACAGGTTTCATGTATGTTACATTTCATTCTATCACGGCATATCTTTACATCACAACTACCTCTGAATGATCCTAATCTAAACAGTGAGATTTGCATACTTC belongs to Oncorhynchus gorbuscha isolate QuinsamMale2020 ecotype Even-year linkage group LG22, OgorEven_v1.0, whole genome shotgun sequence and includes:
- the LOC124009311 gene encoding laminin subunit gamma-1-like, with translation MRWFIQVVFSLTCLAICSHSAMDECTDDSSRPQRCMPEFVNAAFNVTVVATNTCGSPPEEYCVQTGVTGVTKSCHICDARDRRQHHSAVYLTDYNNQQDTTWWQSQTMLAGIQYPNSINLTLHLGKAFDITYVRLKFHTSRPESFAIYKRTSEDGPWTPYQYYSGSCEKTYQKFNRGFIRTGEDEQQALCTDEFSDISPLTGGNVAFSTLEGRPSAYNFDNSPVLQEWVTATDIKVTLNRLNTFGDEVFNDPKVLKSYYYAVSDFAVGGRCKCNGHASECVKNNGFDKPVCNCKHNTEGDDCNVCKPFYNDRPWRRATANNPNECLKCNCNGKSAECYFDPELYRATGHGGHCRNCADNTDGPNCERCLDNHYRDRSGNRCLPCSCNSVGTLATQCDNTGRCSCKPGVMGDKCDRCQPGFHTLTEAGCRPCSCNPSGSTQECDVQTGRCQCKDNVEGFNCDRCKLGYFNLDPQNPQGCTLCFCFQHSSVCDSAEGYSIDTVSSTFDKDDEQWTAQQRDGSSVSVQWSAGGEEISLISEDYFPMYFVAPERFLGNQLLSYGQNLTLNFRVDRRDTRLSAEDVVLEGAGLRVAVPLIAQGNAYPGENMQTFVFRLHDSTDYPWRPTLPQSEFQKLLHNLTSIKIRGTYSERSAGYLDDVMLITARRGPGTPARWVEKCTCPQGYTGQHCENCTLGYRRNRPDLGAFSSCDACNCNGHSDTCNPDTGLCDCQHNTAGPNCERCGDGSYGDSTVGSSSDCKPCPCPGGSTCAVVPKTKEVVCTNCPTGTTGKRCELCDDGFFGDPLGENGPVRVCRACKCSDNIDPNAVGNCDRETGECLKCIYNTDGFFCDRCKEGFYGSPLATNPNDKCKPCTCSPYGTVDRQTTCLQVTGQCPCLAHVTNRDCSACEPGFFNLQSGTGCVRCTCNPIGSTNGQCDISSGQCECQPGVTGLHCERCEVNFFGFGLSGCKPCDCDPEGSSTTQCKDDGRCECSPGFVGARCDMCEENYFYNRSTLGCQQCPACYSLIRDKVNQQRQKLHDLQNLIDNLGSTSEAVSDKAFEDRLKQAEKAIMDLLEEAQTSKDVDKGLLERLGNLNNTLTTQWNRLQNIRNGVDDTGTQTDKARNRVRDAENLVDRAREELDKAKDAISKLDIKTPSNTADPNNMTLLAEEARNLADKHKMDADQIEKIAKDANDTSTKALNLLMKTLDGEGKTNKDIDELNRKYNEAKDLANNLEKQANKVHAEAEEAGDKALKIYANLTSLPPFNTKSLEGEASKIKKEASDLDKLIDKTEKEYNDLRDDLRGKETEVRKLLEKGKTEQQTADQLLARADAAKALAEEAANKGRSTYQEAQDILGNLRDFDKRVNDNKTAAENAMKRIPEINATIAAANEKTKQAEGALGNADADAKEAKSKAEEAEKIASLVQKGSAKTKADAEKAFEDTRKLDGEVNNMMDQLSAAEAELAKKKAEADQDMMMASMASDNAKEAEDNARKAKSAVRTVLNTINDLLKSLGNIDTVDLSKLGLIEGSLKQAKDKMANSDLDRKLSELNDVAKSQEEMITDYNRQIKEIQSDIANLNDIKNTLPNGCFNTPSIERA